A genomic stretch from Gavia stellata isolate bGavSte3 chromosome 24, bGavSte3.hap2, whole genome shotgun sequence includes:
- the LOC132319083 gene encoding hydrocephalus-inducing protein homolog, with protein MQLHNHLQVPCKWFITMNEPVKKVDKPLPVRVHQKLLQELKAKPCVFEVLPSAGALTPGQRCNVRVRLSPPEEVRSAGVTPRKCGRAVW; from the exons ATGCAGCTCCACAATCACCTCCAGGTCCCCTGTAAATGGTTCATCACCATGAATGAGCCTGTTAAGAAG GTGGACAAACCTTTGCCAGTGAGGGTGcatcagaagctgctgcaggagttGAAGGCCAAGCCCTGTGTCTTCGAGGTGCTGCCCTCGGCTGGAGCCCTGACCCCAGGACAGCGCTGCAACGTGCGAGTCAGGCTTTCCCCCCCAGAAGAGGTGAGATCAGCCGGTGTCACCCCCAGGAAGTGCGGCAGGGCAGTGTGGTAA